ATAATTATTGTTTGTGAAAACTTTAGCTCTATAGAATAAACACTTGGCTAACGTCATTGTTATAGGCGCCCAGTGGGGCGACGAAGGAAAAGGAAAAATCACCGACTTACTCAGTCGCTCCGCAGATGTTGTCGTACGTTACCAAGGGGGTGTCAATGCTGGACACACAATTGTAGTTAAGGAACAAACCTTTAAACTGCATTTGATTCCCTCTGGTATTTTGTATCCTGACACTGAGTGCATAATCGGTTCTGGAACAGTGATTGATCCACAGGTTTTAATCAAAGAACTTGACCAATTAGAAAGTTTAAATATCTCGACTGAAAACCTGTTTATTGCCGAAAATGCCCATGTGACAATGCCCTATCATCGCTTGATAGACCAAGCTTCAGAAGAACGTCGGGGCAGTCATAAAATTGGCACAACTGGTCGGGGAATTGGTCCGACCTATGCTGATAAGTCTGAACGAACTGGTATCAGAATGCTTGATTTGATGGACTCCCAAGGTTTGCAAAAACAATTGGAGTGGGCTATCAACTATAAGAACGTCATTTTAGAGAAACTGTATAATATTCCGCCTTTAGATACAAAGCAAGTGATCGAGGAGTACCTAGGTTATGCCGAACGTTTACGGCGTTACGTAGTTGATAGCTCCCTGAAAATATATGATGCTATCCAAAGACGACGTAATATTCTCTTTGAAGGGGCACAGGGAACTCTTCTAGACTTAGATCATGGAACCTATCCCTACGTCACATCTTCTAACCCTGTTGCCGGAGGTGCTTGCGTCGGTACAGGTTTAGGTCCGACAATGATTGACCGAGTAATTGGTGTCGCCAAGGCTTATACTACC
The Calothrix sp. 336/3 DNA segment above includes these coding regions:
- a CDS encoding adenylosuccinate synthase; this translates as MANVIVIGAQWGDEGKGKITDLLSRSADVVVRYQGGVNAGHTIVVKEQTFKLHLIPSGILYPDTECIIGSGTVIDPQVLIKELDQLESLNISTENLFIAENAHVTMPYHRLIDQASEERRGSHKIGTTGRGIGPTYADKSERTGIRMLDLMDSQGLQKQLEWAINYKNVILEKLYNIPPLDTKQVIEEYLGYAERLRRYVVDSSLKIYDAIQRRRNILFEGAQGTLLDLDHGTYPYVTSSNPVAGGACVGTGLGPTMIDRVIGVAKAYTTRVGEGPFPTELDGELGELLCEKGAEFGTTTGRKRRCGWFDGVIGRYAVRINGMDCLAITKLDVLDDLEEIKVCVAYEIDGDRCEHFPTSARKFARCRPIYRTFPGWQQSTTQCRNLEDLPRQALDYLKFLAELMEVPIAIVSLGASRDQTIIVEDPIHGPKRALLHPDGTPASLLSA